The Deltaproteobacteria bacterium genomic interval TCCAATCGCCCGGGCGGCGCTGGCGACGTCGTGCGGCACAGGCGCCCCGTTGGGGATCTCGTGCCAGGTCACGAAGAGTTCCGGGCTGAGGGAGAACCACGGCGTCACGCGCGCGTCGTACGAGAGGCCCCCGGCCAGCGCGAGGCCGCTCGCGGACGAGTACGAGCTGCAGCAGGAATTGCTGTTGTAATCGACCCCGCCGACGCCGATGCCGACGTTCAGGTTGAGCCCGTTCCCGGCGCGATCGCCGATCAGCACGGTCTGCCCCCGGATGGTGAACGTCCAGGATGCGAAGTCGGCGCTCTGCGGATACCTGCCGGCGTCGACGGCGAAGTCCATGAAGAGCTGGAAGCGGTCGGAGAACCCGTACCCGAGGCGGAAGTCGAGGTCGAAGGCGCCGGTCCGGCCCGGTCCCTGGGTGGAGAGATAGGCCGAGCTGCCGCCCAGACCGAACGAGAGCAACAGCCCTTCCCGCGCCTGCATCTGTCGCCGATGCCAGTACGAGTCGTCGTCGCGGTAGCGCTGTAGGTAGGCGGGCTGTGCCGGAGGAGGAGTCCCCGTCGCCGACTCGAGCGCAGCGACCTGCATCCCGAAAACGACACCCACCGACGCGGATCCCGAATGAGACGCGCTGCTGCGCGTGCCGGACTCCTCGGCCCGGAGAACGGACGGGATGGCGAGCAGAAGTGCAAGCGCTAGGATGGCCGGCTTCATCGCTACCTGACCTCGGGCTGCCCTTGGCGGCCACGCTCATAACACCCGGGCGCCCCATCTTCCTCCCCCGGCCGCCAGCTGCCCGCACCCCGCGCTGATCTCCTGGCCGCCGGAATACCGCACAGCGAATGGCAGGCGTGCCTCGGACAGAACGTCCAGGAACGCCGACCGCGCCTCGCGCGTCGAGCGCCGAAAACCGCCGATCTCGCCGTTGACGTCGATGAGGTCGATCTTCACCAGCGCCGGATCGAGGAGCGCCGCGAGGGCGCGGGCATCGTCGGGCGCGTCGTTGACGCCGCCGAGCAGCACGTACTCGACCAGCACCCGGGTCCGGCGCGCTCGGGCGTGCGCGTGCAGGGCGTTGACCAGCTCCGGCGTCGGGTGCGCCTCCTCGATCGGCATCAGCGACAGCCGTTTGCGCGGGACCGCATGCGTGAGCGAGACCGCCAGACGGAACTTGTGGCCCTCGGCGGTGAACCGGCGGATTTGCGGGACGACGCCGGCCGTGGAGATGGTGATCGACTTCGCGTCGATGGAGGCGCCCGAAGGATGGCTGAGGATACGGGCGGCGCGGATCACCTCGTCGTAGTTCAGGAACGGCTCGCCCATGCCCATGAACACGACGCCGCGCACCGGCCGATCGGCCTCGGCCCGGACGGCGAGGACCTGCCCGACGATCTCGGCTGCATCCAGGTTGCGGCGAAACCCGAGCTCACCGGTGGCGCAAAAAGCGCAGGCCAGGGCGCAGCCCGCCTGCGAGGAGACGCAGACGATGTACTTCTTCTCCTTGCCTTCATAGGCGCTCACGTCGGCGCCCGGGGCCTCGCAGGGAACCGGAATGCGGACGGCTTCGACGCGTGTGGCGCCGTCCAGCTCGAAGAGATACTTCACGAAGCCGTCGGGCGCCGTCTCTCGCGCGGAAATCTGGAGGACCTCGGCGGTGCTCCCGGCCTCGATGCGCTCGATCAGCTCGCGCCGGACGCCGCGCACCGAGCGCAGATCGGACTCGCCTCGCTGCACGGCGGCAGCGAGCACCTTGCGCCCGACTTCCTCGGAGGCGCCGAGCAGTGCGTAGTCGGCAGGGAGAAGTCCGGCCCGGTGCATGGGCGGGAGCTTCTCCCCTCCGTCATTTGAAGTCCACGGTCATCTTCAGCCGGTCGACTCCGACCGGCGACCCGCTGAATTGCGTGGTGGCGCGCTGCGCCTGCTGCAGGAGCAGGTAGATGTTGCCGTCGGGCTGTACGAACGCCGTGCCCGGTGCCGTCGGGGATACGACGAGCCGCGTCCCGAACGCATCCTGCAACCCCGTCCCGACGAATCTCCACTTGCTACCGTCCCAGAGATACCCCTGGGTGAGGGTCGAGGAGGTGAGCCCGTTGCCGTCCACGGTGATCGTCATGCCGGTGGCCGTATCGATCGATGGCAAACCCAGCGGGGCCTTCATCAGGAGGCGCGCGGTGCTTTGGCGGCTCGTGGTCCACAGCTGATCCGTCGGCGTTCCCGAGATCAGACCACCGAATACGTACGCCCGCGAGCCGTCCCCGGCCATCATCGGGCGCGTTCGCGTGGCAGGAGACAACGCAAAGCCGCCGTCCTGACGAGGCTGCCTCCAGGCGTTGTTCGGAAGGTCGTAATCCCAGATGTCGTTGACCGCTCCACTCGCATCCGTGCCCCCGTAGATCACCATCCTTCTGTTGATGCTGAACAAGGGGAACGTGAACGAGAAGGTCGTCTGCCAGATGGCGCCGCCCGCATTCGTCCGGAATGTGGGCGGAGTGCCCGTCGGGAACAGCTGCGTCCAGGTCACCT includes:
- a CDS encoding radical SAM protein — encoded protein: MHRAGLLPADYALLGASEEVGRKVLAAAVQRGESDLRSVRGVRRELIERIEAGSTAEVLQISARETAPDGFVKYLFELDGATRVEAVRIPVPCEAPGADVSAYEGKEKKYIVCVSSQAGCALACAFCATGELGFRRNLDAAEIVGQVLAVRAEADRPVRGVVFMGMGEPFLNYDEVIRAARILSHPSGASIDAKSITISTAGVVPQIRRFTAEGHKFRLAVSLTHAVPRKRLSLMPIEEAHPTPELVNALHAHARARRTRVLVEYVLLGGVNDAPDDARALAALLDPALVKIDLIDVNGEIGGFRRSTREARSAFLDVLSEARLPFAVRYSGGQEISAGCGQLAAGGGRWGARVL